The Streptomyces cyaneogriseus subsp. noncyanogenus region GGCATCCAGGCCGACGCCCCGCTGTGCTTCTCCTGCGGTACCAAGATGCAGCGGGCCGGTTCCTGCTACATCTGCGAGGGCTGCGGCTCCACCAGCGGCTGCAGCTGATCCCGTGCGGCCGTCCGGGAGCCTGAGTGCCCCGGGCGGCCGGTCCGGCGGGTGACGCACGGAAACACCGAAGGGCGCCGGCGGGAGCCGGCGCCCTTCGCGCTGTCGATGTGCGCCCGGGCGGGGCGCGCCGTCAGGGCCGCCGCAGGGCGCCCATGCTGTCGGTGAACGTGGCGGGGTCGCCGTCGAAGCCGAGGACGCCGCCGCGGAACTCCCACGCACCGGCGGCGTCCCGTACGAACTCCGCGACCGAGGCCGCCGTCGCCCCGAGGACCCCCGCGAAGTCGTCCTGGGCCAGCTCGGTGTAGCCCTCACGGATGCGGAGTCCGGGATGGGGCACGTCGGCGAACGTACGCCGTCCGGAGCGCTGCTGGATGACGACGCCGGCCACCACGCGGCCGTAGCGGGCGTCGAGCCGGTTCAGCTCCAGCGTCATGACCTCGTCGAAGCCGAAGCCCTTGCCGTCCCTGCTGTCACGGTCGAGGTAGATCGTGCCGTCGGGGGAGCGGCTGTCGAAGTGCACCACGTACGAGGGATCGCCGTACGGATCGCCCGCCGGGTAGGTCGCGGCGACGATGTCCAGATCCACGGGCGGCTGCCCCGCGGGATTCGGGTCCCACCTCAGTGCGATCTCGACCTTGTGGATGCCCTTGCTGAGGCCGTTCACAGACGTTCTCCCCTTCCCCGGTGCCGCCCTGCCGGTCCACCCCAACTGCCGGACAGCCACGGCCGATCGTCCATCCTGCCACGCCGGGCGGTCACGTGGGGGTGAGTGGTCCACCGGGGAGTGACCTGCGCCACCCGCCGGGGCCTTACCATGGCGCGGTGCTGGTCAAGTGGATTCGCTGCACCGTGGTGGACCGCCGCGGTTTCGAGCGGGGGCAGCGGAAGTGGGCGGGGCTTCTGGGGGAGCCGGGGTTCCG contains the following coding sequences:
- a CDS encoding TerD family protein, yielding MNGLSKGIHKVEIALRWDPNPAGQPPVDLDIVAATYPAGDPYGDPSYVVHFDSRSPDGTIYLDRDSRDGKGFGFDEVMTLELNRLDARYGRVVAGVVIQQRSGRRTFADVPHPGLRIREGYTELAQDDFAGVLGATAASVAEFVRDAAGAWEFRGGVLGFDGDPATFTDSMGALRRP